The following are from one region of the Rhodopirellula sp. P2 genome:
- a CDS encoding efflux RND transporter periplasmic adaptor subunit, whose product MNDASKQRPKWRWLRILGTTITCLAILGASAAAVFVINQTEPTAQQINATRKSAALVETIPAERGNYSPQVVVLGTVEPARDITVSPRVNGQVVELSPEFIPGGLVRQGESLLRIDPADFENAISISNSELLQKEALWEIEQARQRLAVKELEMLEDTIDDTNRGLVLREPQIASIKAEMAAAKASLERAQLDLDRTQITAPFDAHVLSRSVNIGSQVGTGDELGRLIGLEEYWIMAAVPVRTLRWVQFPETTEDGVSIEGSKVILRHPDAWGPGVEREGRVARLIGTLDQQTRLARVLITVPDPLGRESDAPPLILDTLIETQIEGREIQDVVRLPRDYVRNQDTVWVMKDEQLEIRETQVVFQDAEYAYIREGIEAGEEIVITTLATVANGVGLRKITHNDTDLDVDSDEAKETATKETIE is encoded by the coding sequence ATGAATGATGCGTCGAAACAGCGACCCAAGTGGCGCTGGCTTCGCATCCTAGGAACCACCATCACCTGCTTGGCCATTTTGGGTGCGTCCGCCGCTGCGGTGTTCGTGATCAACCAAACCGAACCCACCGCCCAGCAGATCAATGCCACCCGAAAATCGGCGGCTTTGGTGGAAACCATCCCAGCGGAACGAGGCAACTACTCCCCTCAAGTGGTGGTGCTTGGAACGGTCGAACCTGCCCGGGATATCACGGTCAGTCCGCGCGTCAACGGCCAAGTCGTCGAACTCTCACCGGAATTCATTCCGGGTGGCCTGGTTCGCCAAGGCGAGTCGTTGCTGCGAATCGATCCAGCTGATTTCGAAAATGCGATCTCGATCAGCAACAGTGAATTGCTGCAGAAAGAAGCGTTGTGGGAAATCGAACAGGCACGCCAGCGGTTGGCGGTGAAAGAGCTGGAAATGCTCGAGGACACCATCGATGACACCAACCGCGGCCTCGTGCTACGCGAGCCACAAATCGCATCCATCAAAGCCGAGATGGCTGCGGCGAAGGCGTCACTGGAACGTGCCCAACTGGACCTTGATCGGACCCAAATCACCGCTCCCTTTGACGCTCATGTTCTCTCGCGGTCCGTCAACATCGGTTCGCAAGTTGGCACCGGGGACGAACTTGGCCGCCTGATCGGTTTGGAAGAATACTGGATCATGGCCGCGGTTCCCGTCCGAACGCTTCGTTGGGTCCAGTTCCCTGAAACAACGGAGGATGGCGTTTCAATCGAAGGTTCCAAAGTCATCCTCCGCCACCCAGATGCCTGGGGTCCAGGTGTCGAGCGAGAAGGGCGGGTCGCTCGACTGATTGGAACACTCGACCAACAAACACGCCTGGCCCGCGTCCTGATCACCGTGCCCGATCCACTCGGGCGTGAATCCGATGCACCACCCTTGATTCTCGACACGTTGATCGAAACCCAAATTGAAGGTCGAGAGATCCAAGACGTCGTTCGATTGCCCCGCGATTACGTACGCAATCAAGACACGGTGTGGGTCATGAAAGACGAACAACTTGAGATCCGGGAAACGCAGGTTGTCTTTCAAGACGCAGAGTACGCTTACATTCGCGAAGGCATCGAAGCGGGCGAAGAGATCGTGATCACGACCCTGGCGACCGTCGCCAACGGAGTCGGACTGCGCAAGATCACCCACAACGACACCGATCTTGATGTCGACTCCGATGAGGCCAAGGAAACAGCAACCAAGGAGACAATCGAGTGA